From one Candidatus Rhodoluna planktonica genomic stretch:
- a CDS encoding NAD-dependent succinate-semialdehyde dehydrogenase, with product MSISRQDEERVLNLVPKQIYVAGEWRASADGSTFPVIDPATGLVLAEVASAAVADGDAALTSAHQHQEAWGRTAPRVRAEILRRAFEKVTEMADDFALLMSLEMGKPVAEARGEVAYGAEFLRWFSEQTAHVTGRYSPAPDGKMRIMVNKRPVGPSLFITPWNFPLAMATRKIGAAIAAGCTMIIKPAALTPLTTLLLAKVLEEVGLPKGVLNVIQTERSGAVTGPIIKDSRLRKLSFTGSTGVGRRLIADSAEQVLRVSMELGGNAPFIVFADANLDKAVDGAILAKLRNMGEACTAANRMIVHESVADEFSRKLADRMAALKVARGTEDGANIGPIIDAKSRDSIHELVEDAVSKGARLLTGGSIPTGDGFFYPPTVLASVPKDARILSEEIFGPVAPIVTFKTEDEAISLANNTEYGLVAYAFTKDLNRGLRLGERLEVGMFGLNTGIVSNPAAPFGGVKASGLGREGGVEGIEEYLETVYVGIADPFED from the coding sequence ATGAGTATCAGCAGACAAGATGAAGAACGAGTACTAAATCTAGTTCCCAAGCAGATTTATGTGGCGGGCGAATGGCGTGCCAGTGCCGATGGCTCTACTTTCCCGGTAATCGACCCGGCAACCGGTTTGGTTTTGGCAGAAGTTGCCAGTGCCGCCGTTGCTGACGGCGATGCTGCATTGACATCTGCTCATCAGCACCAAGAAGCTTGGGGTCGCACCGCCCCTCGAGTTCGCGCCGAGATTCTTCGCCGGGCCTTTGAAAAAGTCACCGAGATGGCTGACGACTTCGCGCTGCTAATGTCGCTTGAAATGGGTAAGCCTGTTGCCGAGGCCCGTGGCGAGGTAGCTTACGGCGCCGAGTTTTTGCGCTGGTTCAGTGAGCAAACTGCGCACGTAACCGGTCGTTACTCACCTGCCCCAGACGGCAAGATGCGCATCATGGTTAACAAACGTCCGGTTGGGCCTTCTCTTTTCATTACTCCATGGAATTTTCCACTGGCTATGGCGACTCGCAAAATTGGTGCCGCAATTGCCGCCGGTTGCACCATGATCATCAAGCCAGCAGCGCTCACTCCGCTTACTACTTTGCTGCTTGCCAAGGTATTAGAAGAGGTTGGCCTCCCTAAAGGTGTGCTCAATGTTATTCAGACTGAACGATCTGGTGCAGTTACTGGGCCGATTATTAAAGATTCTCGTTTGCGCAAGCTTTCTTTCACCGGCTCAACCGGCGTTGGTCGCCGTTTGATTGCCGATTCAGCTGAGCAAGTTTTGCGGGTTTCGATGGAGCTTGGTGGAAACGCACCTTTCATCGTGTTTGCAGACGCCAATCTAGATAAGGCAGTTGATGGCGCGATTTTGGCGAAACTTAGGAACATGGGCGAAGCCTGCACTGCAGCTAACCGCATGATTGTGCACGAGTCTGTGGCGGACGAATTTTCTCGTAAGTTGGCCGACCGCATGGCTGCACTCAAGGTTGCCCGCGGCACCGAAGATGGTGCAAACATTGGCCCAATCATCGACGCTAAGAGCCGTGATTCAATTCACGAACTTGTTGAAGATGCGGTTAGCAAGGGCGCCCGCCTTCTTACCGGTGGCTCGATACCGACTGGCGATGGCTTCTTCTATCCGCCCACCGTTTTGGCTTCGGTGCCAAAAGATGCTCGCATTTTGAGTGAGGAAATATTTGGTCCGGTCGCCCCAATTGTGACTTTCAAAACCGAGGATGAGGCAATCTCTTTGGCAAACAATACCGAATATGGTTTGGTTGCTTATGCTTTCACCAAAGACCTAAATAGAGGGTTGCGCTTAGGTGAGCGACTAGAGGTTGGCATGTTTGGCCTAAACACCGGAATCGTTTCTAACCCAGCTGCGCCATTTGGCGGAGTAAAGGCATCGGGGCTTGGTCGCGAAGGTGGCGTCGAGGGTATCGAAGAGTATCTCGAAACGGTTTATGTTGGCATCGCAGACCCATTTGAAGACTGA
- a CDS encoding aldehyde dehydrogenase, giving the protein MLTTEQWIERAKNLRPKADLFIDGKFVSAVSGKRFDTLAPRDGSVITTVARGDGADVDAAARSAAKAFESGVWSKTDPRHRQAILTKFSDLILANREELALLESIETGHPIGDAMNVDVPSAARSFRWYAEALDKIYDEVAPAPRTALTLITREPLGVIGAVVPWNYPLIISAWKLAPALAAGNSVVLKPAENTNLASLRLAELAFEAGLPAGVLNVVTGLGAEAGQALGRHPLVDKITFTGSPAVGRMFQTYAGETNGKQVALELGGKSPHIVFEDVADIDACAEAVAWGIFYNAGQTCHGGSRLLVHESVHDRLIEATIKVAKQLKMGDTLDPSTQISAIVSERQLERVLGYLDIAKNEKVDFALGGNRVTPAEGLEKGYFVEPTILTNVDNAGRIGQEEIFGPVLAVTKFKNTAEAIELANASEYGLAASVWTQDLTRAHKVVREVRAGTVWVNTFDVADIIVPFGGFKNSGFGRDRSLHALDSYTALKTTWINLGSDEPK; this is encoded by the coding sequence ATGCTAACCACAGAACAGTGGATTGAGCGGGCTAAAAACCTGCGCCCGAAAGCCGACTTATTCATCGACGGCAAGTTTGTTTCAGCCGTTTCGGGTAAGCGTTTTGACACCCTTGCCCCGCGCGACGGTTCGGTAATCACCACGGTTGCCCGAGGTGATGGTGCCGATGTTGATGCCGCGGCGCGCTCGGCGGCAAAAGCTTTTGAATCAGGTGTTTGGTCAAAGACCGATCCAAGACACCGACAGGCGATCTTGACCAAATTTTCCGACTTAATTTTGGCTAATCGCGAAGAGTTGGCACTGCTCGAGTCAATCGAAACCGGCCACCCAATTGGCGATGCCATGAACGTGGATGTGCCTTCGGCCGCTAGAAGTTTCCGCTGGTATGCCGAAGCACTAGACAAAATATACGACGAGGTTGCCCCGGCACCTCGAACTGCCCTGACCTTGATTACCCGAGAGCCGCTGGGTGTAATCGGTGCTGTTGTGCCGTGGAACTATCCGTTGATTATTTCGGCTTGGAAACTTGCACCTGCGTTAGCCGCTGGAAACTCGGTGGTGCTCAAGCCTGCTGAAAACACCAACCTTGCTTCGCTGAGGTTGGCTGAACTAGCTTTTGAGGCTGGCTTGCCAGCGGGTGTGCTGAATGTGGTTACCGGTCTTGGTGCCGAAGCCGGTCAGGCTCTAGGTCGTCATCCGCTGGTTGACAAAATAACCTTTACCGGCTCGCCCGCAGTTGGTCGCATGTTTCAAACCTATGCCGGTGAAACAAACGGCAAGCAGGTTGCTCTTGAACTTGGCGGAAAGTCGCCGCACATTGTTTTCGAGGATGTTGCCGATATTGATGCCTGTGCCGAAGCTGTTGCTTGGGGAATCTTCTACAACGCCGGTCAAACCTGCCACGGCGGTTCTCGACTTTTGGTGCATGAGAGTGTGCATGACCGTCTGATTGAAGCAACCATTAAAGTTGCCAAGCAACTAAAGATGGGTGACACCCTAGACCCAAGTACACAAATAAGCGCAATTGTCAGCGAGCGCCAACTTGAACGTGTGCTCGGTTATCTAGACATAGCTAAAAATGAGAAGGTCGATTTTGCCTTGGGTGGCAATAGGGTTACTCCAGCTGAAGGCCTGGAAAAGGGCTATTTCGTTGAGCCAACAATTTTGACCAACGTTGATAACGCTGGTCGAATTGGCCAGGAAGAAATTTTTGGCCCGGTATTGGCAGTCACCAAATTTAAGAACACTGCTGAAGCCATCGAACTAGCAAACGCATCCGAATATGGTTTAGCCGCAAGCGTCTGGACTCAAGACCTTACTCGCGCTCACAAAGTGGTTCGCGAAGTTCGCGCCGGCACCGTTTGGGTAAACACTTTCGATGTTGCCGATATCATCGTGCCGTTTGGTGGCTTCAAAAACTCGGGATTTGGTCGCGACCGCTCACTGCACGCGCTTGATTCATACACTGCGCTAAAAACTACCTGGATCAACCTTGGTTCGGACGAACCTAAGTAA
- a CDS encoding HpcH/HpaI aldolase/citrate lyase family protein yields the protein MAVAADISRSWLLVNGMHEERFDVAKRSRADQIILDIEDAVDPSLKSTAREKVINWLNDGGEGWVRINDYTTDFWRDDVDGLRGVKGLRGVMLAKTEAGNQVTETFDMLGREVPVIALVESALGIEDAREIATARGAFRLAFGSGDYRRDTGTAADIYAMSYPRSRLVTASRIGNLPGPIDGPTVGSSHAILREQSEHVVALGMTGKLCLDVDQLPVINEAICPTTADVTWAYDFLQDFEARGRVVRDGSDLPRLGRAEKIMKLANAFGITPR from the coding sequence ATGGCTGTTGCCGCCGATATTTCTAGGTCCTGGTTGCTGGTCAACGGCATGCACGAAGAGCGCTTCGATGTTGCAAAACGTTCGCGAGCCGACCAAATAATTCTCGACATTGAAGATGCCGTTGACCCAAGTTTGAAGTCGACCGCTCGCGAAAAAGTCATCAACTGGCTGAACGACGGCGGCGAAGGTTGGGTGCGAATCAACGACTACACCACTGATTTTTGGCGCGATGATGTTGATGGCTTGCGCGGAGTGAAAGGTCTGCGCGGCGTGATGCTGGCTAAGACCGAGGCCGGCAATCAAGTTACCGAAACATTTGACATGCTGGGTCGCGAGGTGCCGGTAATTGCCTTGGTCGAATCGGCGCTCGGCATCGAAGATGCTCGCGAAATTGCAACGGCCCGCGGCGCATTCAGGCTTGCTTTTGGCAGCGGCGACTATCGTCGTGACACTGGCACCGCAGCCGATATTTACGCTATGAGTTATCCGCGTTCGCGCCTGGTTACCGCCAGCCGTATTGGCAATTTGCCCGGCCCAATCGATGGACCAACAGTTGGCTCATCACACGCCATTTTGCGTGAGCAAAGCGAGCACGTCGTTGCATTAGGCATGACCGGAAAACTTTGCCTTGATGTCGATCAGCTACCAGTTATTAATGAAGCGATTTGCCCAACCACTGCAGACGTAACCTGGGCATACGACTTTTTACAAGATTTCGAAGCGCGCGGTCGCGTGGTTCGAGACGGCAGCGACTTGCCCCGCTTGGGTCGCGCTGAAAAAATCATGAAGTTGGCAAACGCATTTGGAATCACTCCACGCTAG
- a CDS encoding NAD(P)-dependent oxidoreductase, translated as MFTKDNTTVGFIGLGNMGSGMTKNLQLNGFKLVVNDVRKEAAETLLANGAEWANSPKEVAQRSDIVITMLPTPKHVDLVAMGENGILAGMTAGGYWVDMSTSVPEVTERARTTEVGKTIHIMDAPVSGMSVGAANGKLQIFAGGTAEEFAKVLPVFEAMGDSKKILHVGKAGAGYAVKLAINQLWFSHLVATAEVMAIGVKAGVDLEVLRQSLIASPANSNFVENDVLSVLKHGDYDEGFAIALACKDLGLEVDLARSVGVPVELSSLVEQIFRRAKAQYGDRAGEMTPMKLYEDLIGENLRIQA; from the coding sequence ATGTTCACTAAAGACAACACCACCGTCGGATTTATCGGGCTCGGCAACATGGGTTCAGGTATGACCAAGAACCTACAACTAAACGGTTTCAAACTGGTGGTGAACGATGTTCGCAAAGAGGCCGCCGAGACTCTGCTGGCCAACGGCGCCGAGTGGGCTAATTCACCAAAGGAAGTCGCCCAGCGCAGCGACATTGTGATCACAATGCTGCCAACACCGAAGCATGTTGATCTCGTAGCCATGGGTGAAAACGGAATTCTTGCAGGCATGACCGCCGGTGGTTACTGGGTGGACATGTCAACCTCGGTGCCTGAAGTTACAGAGCGTGCCCGCACCACTGAGGTTGGTAAAACCATTCACATTATGGATGCGCCAGTCAGCGGAATGTCCGTCGGCGCCGCAAACGGCAAGTTGCAAATTTTTGCCGGTGGAACAGCTGAAGAGTTTGCCAAAGTTTTGCCGGTGTTTGAGGCCATGGGCGACTCGAAGAAGATTTTGCACGTTGGTAAAGCAGGTGCTGGCTATGCCGTGAAACTAGCCATCAATCAGCTTTGGTTTTCGCACCTCGTTGCCACCGCCGAGGTTATGGCTATTGGAGTGAAGGCCGGAGTAGATCTTGAGGTACTGCGCCAGTCGCTAATCGCCAGCCCGGCCAATTCTAATTTTGTTGAAAACGATGTGCTTTCGGTTTTGAAGCACGGCGACTATGACGAAGGCTTTGCAATTGCTCTAGCCTGCAAAGACCTAGGGCTAGAAGTTGATCTGGCCCGTTCGGTTGGAGTACCGGTAGAGCTTTCTAGCTTGGTCGAGCAAATTTTCCGCCGCGCTAAAGCCCAGTACGGCGATCGCGCTGGTGAAATGACTCCGATGAAACTTTACGAAGACCTAATCGGTGAAAACCTAAGAATCCAGGCCTAA
- a CDS encoding iron-containing alcohol dehydrogenase codes for MTETRKLSEYELTLDQKPVAYFGVGTVAKVGELAAAQGAKSALIITDPFLAASPIHDRVKTSLEAAGLTVSTFGDVTPNPTTACVDAGSDAGAAAKCDILIALGGGSSMDTAKGVSLGAVNPQRGIGLDYTTEFANPGIPIIAIPTTAGTGSEVNAFGVITDANTHRRFYVGHSSALAKGAILDPELTVGLPPKPTAATGMDALTHAIESYISIRSNPYSDGIALQVVEMVSQNVVTAVTNGGDIEARSQMLLASHIAGVGFSHTGLGLVHGIGHALGGQFNIAHGVALCLVFEEVLRFNLPHRTQRIARLAFALGVGDTTKNDSANAEAAIAKVAQLVELTGLKGKLSDYGITEADLPALAAAAIEDAVTLNNPVQPTAAEVVAILEKTL; via the coding sequence ATGACTGAAACTCGCAAGCTCTCTGAATACGAACTAACTCTTGATCAAAAGCCGGTTGCCTACTTTGGTGTCGGCACCGTGGCTAAGGTGGGCGAACTGGCAGCAGCCCAAGGTGCTAAATCGGCTCTGATTATCACCGACCCTTTCTTGGCTGCATCTCCAATTCACGACCGGGTTAAGACCAGCCTTGAGGCCGCCGGCTTAACTGTTTCCACGTTCGGTGATGTTACGCCAAACCCAACTACCGCCTGTGTTGATGCCGGTTCAGATGCCGGTGCCGCAGCAAAATGTGACATCCTCATTGCTCTCGGTGGGGGTTCATCAATGGATACCGCGAAGGGCGTATCGCTTGGTGCGGTAAACCCACAGCGCGGCATTGGCCTCGACTACACCACCGAATTTGCTAATCCTGGAATTCCGATTATTGCGATACCTACCACCGCAGGAACCGGGTCTGAGGTTAACGCCTTCGGTGTAATCACCGATGCGAACACTCACCGCCGCTTCTATGTCGGTCACTCGAGTGCGCTTGCCAAGGGTGCAATTCTTGACCCTGAGCTGACTGTGGGATTGCCGCCAAAACCAACCGCAGCAACCGGCATGGATGCGCTAACCCACGCGATTGAAAGCTACATCTCGATTCGCTCAAACCCTTACAGTGACGGCATCGCACTTCAGGTTGTTGAAATGGTTTCGCAAAACGTGGTTACCGCAGTAACCAACGGCGGCGACATTGAAGCCCGTTCGCAAATGTTGCTGGCATCGCACATTGCCGGGGTCGGCTTCTCTCACACCGGCTTGGGTTTAGTGCACGGCATCGGTCACGCACTCGGTGGTCAATTCAATATCGCTCACGGTGTGGCCCTTTGCTTGGTGTTTGAAGAAGTGCTTCGCTTCAACCTGCCGCATCGTACCCAGCGCATCGCTCGCCTGGCTTTTGCTCTCGGTGTCGGTGACACAACTAAAAATGACAGCGCAAATGCCGAGGCAGCAATCGCCAAGGTTGCTCAGCTGGTTGAACTTACCGGTCTAAAAGGCAAACTCAGCGACTATGGAATCACCGAAGCTGATTTGCCGGCCCTCGCCGCAGCGGCCATCGAAGATGCCGTGACCCTAAACAACCCGGTTCAGCCCACTGCCGCCGAGGTGGTCGCAATTTTGGAGAAGACACTATGA